A single region of the Arthrobacter sp. zg-Y20 genome encodes:
- a CDS encoding glycosyltransferase family 4 protein, which produces MPERQHHIAFIVNNYPPKVGGLEQHVFALAKSLVKLGVKVTVVALGRDIGDWDDDGLNVVRLRATPMVAGVISWPLPGTTIRLTRYLRSIGVTHVSTHTRFFPMSVVGVRAARRLKVPSIHTEHGSDYVRGVSPLVGMASNTVDRTLGRYVLRTATKVLAISESAQAFVQQLSGRRAAVFHNAIDVAAFTGVEPELPAEKLVFLGRIVPGKGWERALAVASKVLPERPGASMHFIGDGAERASLEAAIAPLPFRDRIHVHGYLRSPEICRILSGAILLNPTRLAEGFQTTLLEAVAAGAAVVSTPVTAAKYLAERAPSVVVVDDDDDTPWIRATGRLLADGWAPAPAEFIASFDWAERGLEYLAVLDEQ; this is translated from the coding sequence CATCGTCAACAACTACCCGCCCAAGGTGGGCGGCCTCGAACAGCACGTCTTCGCCCTGGCCAAAAGCCTTGTAAAGCTGGGCGTCAAAGTGACGGTGGTTGCCCTCGGCAGGGACATCGGCGATTGGGACGATGACGGACTCAACGTCGTCCGGCTCCGCGCAACACCCATGGTGGCCGGCGTCATTTCCTGGCCGTTGCCGGGAACCACTATCCGGCTCACGCGCTACCTGCGTTCCATCGGCGTCACGCACGTCTCCACGCACACCCGCTTCTTCCCCATGTCCGTGGTGGGTGTACGTGCGGCACGGCGCCTGAAGGTGCCGTCCATCCACACCGAACACGGCTCGGACTACGTCCGCGGCGTCTCTCCGCTGGTGGGAATGGCAAGCAACACCGTGGACCGGACGCTCGGCCGGTACGTACTACGGACCGCAACCAAGGTCCTCGCGATCTCCGAATCCGCCCAGGCCTTCGTGCAGCAGCTCTCCGGCCGCCGCGCCGCCGTCTTCCACAACGCCATCGATGTTGCCGCCTTCACCGGTGTCGAGCCGGAACTTCCCGCAGAGAAGCTGGTTTTCCTGGGCAGGATCGTTCCGGGCAAGGGCTGGGAGCGGGCCCTGGCCGTGGCGTCGAAGGTCCTTCCCGAGCGTCCCGGCGCGAGCATGCACTTCATCGGCGACGGCGCCGAACGCGCGTCCCTCGAAGCTGCAATCGCGCCGCTCCCCTTCAGGGACCGGATCCATGTGCATGGCTACCTGCGCTCCCCCGAAATATGCCGGATCCTCAGCGGAGCCATCCTGCTGAACCCCACCCGCCTGGCCGAGGGGTTCCAAACCACCCTGCTCGAGGCCGTGGCTGCCGGAGCGGCCGTTGTCAGCACACCGGTAACCGCCGCAAAATACCTTGCCGAACGTGCACCATCAGTGGTCGTCGTCGATGACGACGACGACACCCCCTGGATCCGCGCCACCGGGCGCCTCCTGGCGGACGGCTGGGCACCGGCTCCCGCCGAGTTCATAGCATCCTTCGACTGGGCCGAGCGCGGCCTGGAATACCTCGCCGTCCTGGACGAGCAGTGA